CGGAAACCACCGCAAAAGTTTACCCCTGTAGATTTGTCCTTCCATAAGTTTCAACGGTTTCGTTTCAAGCCGTTGATTCATCTTCATGGAATCGGGAGTCAAGCGGAGTTGATCCATCGTTTTTCGTCCCCTTTTCGATGCCGTTAATTGATCTGTTCCCGAACAGGCGCGAACGAACGCCGATGAACTTCGCAAGGACCATGCTTCCGCAACCGGGCCAAATGGTCCGCGGTGGGATACCCGAAATGACGGGAAAATCCGTACTCGGGAAAACGCCGATCCAATCGTCTCATGATTCGGTCACGGGTGACTTTCGCAACAATGGAGCCGGCAGCGATTGAGACGCTCAATCGGTCTCCTTTCACGATCGCCGTATCGGGAATCCCGCAATCGAGCCGCATCGCGTCGACAAGCACGTGCTCCGGCCGCTTATCCAAAGAAAGAACCGCTTCGCGCATCGCCCGTTTCGACGCCTCATAAATGTTCAAACGGTCGATGTCTTCCGGCTCGACAATCGCTATCGCTACGGAAGCGTTCGATTCAATGATCTTCTCATAAAGTTCCTCACGTATTTTGTCGGTCAATTGCTTTGAATCGTTTAGCCCATATAACGGCCGATCCGGATCGAGGATGACGGCAGCGGCGACAACCGGTCCTGCCAGCGGACCGCGCCCCGCCTCATCGACGCCCGCAATGCGTTCCATCCCTTGGTGCCGCAAATTTCTTTCATAACTCGACATCTCTATGTATTGCCGTTTTTGCAAAAGTTCTTTCTCCCGCAACCGCTCCCAGCGGCCGAGCAATTCGCGCACCCCTTTTCGATCATCGGCGCGGAAAGCTGCCATCTCCGCTTTCGTCGGCGTTTCGGCCGCTTCAAAAAGCCGTTTTCTAATCGCATCGATCGTTTGTTTCAACCATTGTCTCCCCTTACTAAAGAAAACTTCATGCTTTTTATTTCTACATAAAAAGATGAAGTCCTTTTCTTACGGACGCTCCAGCGAAATGCGGCCGATTTTTCCCGTTTGAAAATCCCTGATCACGACTGCGCCTGTTTTTTCGTAATCGACCTCCCCGCCGCGTACAATGCAGCCGCGCCGCCTGCCGATTTCATCAAAAAGGGCGATGTCGTCTTCCGGAACGTCCCCGATGCCGTATCGAGATTTTAATTGCTCGGC
This sequence is a window from Bacillales bacterium. Protein-coding genes within it:
- a CDS encoding ribonuclease HII, with amino-acid sequence MKQTIDAIRKRLFEAAETPTKAEMAAFRADDRKGVRELLGRWERLREKELLQKRQYIEMSSYERNLRHQGMERIAGVDEAGRGPLAGPVVAAAVILDPDRPLYGLNDSKQLTDKIREELYEKIIESNASVAIAIVEPEDIDRLNIYEASKRAMREAVLSLDKRPEHVLVDAMRLDCGIPDTAIVKGDRLSVSIAAGSIVAKVTRDRIMRRLDRRFPEYGFSRHFGYPTADHLARLRKHGPCEVHRRSFAPVREQIN